Below is a window of Moraxella nasibovis DNA.
GATCTGCTAGGTTTCCATCAGATCAGCGGCATGATCACCATGTTCATCGCCTTTGGCAGCCAAATCATCTTGGGTGCTGTTATCCTGACCATCGGTTTTTGGTTGGCGAACATCATCGCAGGTGTGGTGGAGCGCTCTGAGCAAGGCAGCCGTTTCCTAGCTAACATCGTGCGTGTGCTGATCATGGGTCTGGTACTGGCAATGGGTCTAAAAGCAATGGGTATCGCTGACAGCATCGTAAATCTTGCCTTTGGCTTGACGCTTGGTGCGGTCGCTGTGGCATTCGCCCTAGCCTTCGGTCTGGGTGGTCGTGAAGCAGCAGCTCGCCTACTAAAACGCCTTCAAGACAAGGCAGAAAGTGAGGCGGACAATAAAGTTATCTTGCCAACCGACACCAAAAAAGCCGTAGAAGACAGCATCGAGGATAACACCCCTCGTTTCTGATTCAAAACTGGTTTCATAAAGCAGCGCCTTACTTTGGGCGCTGTTTTTTGGGGTTATAATCACCGAATGGCAAAATTACCACAAAATGATGCGATGTCATAAGCTTAAGCTTGCAAGCCCAACAAATTTAATAAGCCACATTTAACGCATTTAAACACACCCATAAAAAAACGACAAGCCAATGATTGACTTGTCGCTTTGGTCATCAAAGATGGGTTACCCCCCAATCTTCTTATATTTCATTCTCTTAGGTGTTGCATCTGCACCCAGTTTTTCTTTACGCCATTTTTCATATTCAGAATAGTTGCCGTCAAAAAATTCGGGCTGTTCATTCTCAAAGGACAAAATATGCGTACAAATACGGTCTAAGAACCAGCGGTCGTGCGACACCACCATCACCGTACCTGGGAATACCTGCACCGCATCTTCCAAGGCACGCAAGGTTTCCACATCAAGGTCGTTGGACGGTTCGTCAAGTAGGATAACATTCGCCCCTTGTTTTAGGGTCTTGGCAAGTTGCAGACGATTTCGTTCACCGCCCGATAGGTTGCCAACCAGTTTTTGTTGGTCTTGACCTTTAAAGTTAAAACGACCGATATAAGCACGGCTTGGCGTGGTGTATTCGCCCACGGTAATCATATCCAAGCCGTCTGACACTTCTTCCCACACGGTTTTTTTGTCGTCCAACTCATCACGCACTTGTCCCACATAGGCGACTTTCACGCTCTCACCAATCTCCACGGTGCCTGTGTCGGGCTTGTCTTTACCTGTAATCATATTAAAAAGCGTGGTCTTACCCGCTCCGTTTGGCCCGACAATCCCAACAATCGCCATTGGTGGCATGGTAAATGACAAGTTTTCATACAGCACACGACCTTCAAACGACTTAGAAATGCCTTTAACTTCAATGACTTTATTGCCTAGGCGTGGTCCTGGTGGAATGTAGATTTCCGCCGTTTCGTTTCTTTGTTGGAACTCACGAGAGTTCATCTCTTCAAAGCGTTCTAAACGAGATTTGGATTTGGCTTGCTGACCTTTTTGGTTTTTACGCACCCATTCCAATTCTTGTTTTAACGCCTTAGCAAAGGCTTCTTCTTGCTTTTGTTCTTGTTCTAGGCGTTTGTTTTTCTGTTCCAGCCACTCGGTGTAGTTGCCTTGATAGGGGTAGCCATAGCCACGGTCAAGCTCCAAAATCCACTCGGCAACATTGTCAAGGAAATAACGGTCGTGCGTAATCGCCACAATCGTACCAGAATAATCCTTCAAAAAGCGTTCCAGCCACGCCACAGACTCAGCGTCCAAATGGTTGGTCGGCTCGTCAAGCAGCAGCATATCAGGCTTAGATAGAAGCAGTCGGCATAGGGCGACACGGCGTTTTTCACCGCCTGACAGCTTGGAGACATCAGCGTCCCAAGGTGGTAGGCGTAATGCGTCCGCCGCCTTTTCAAGCTGAGTGTTTAGGTTGTGGGCGTCCCACGCAGCGATGATGTCTTCCATCTTGCCTTGCTCGGCAGCCAGTTTGTCAAAGTCAGCATCAGGCTCGGCATATTCGGCATAAATTTGATTAAGGCGTTCTAAAGCGTCCAACGCCTCACGCACGCCGTCTTCGACATTGCCCCGCACATCTTTGGCGGGGTCAAGTTGGGGCTCTTGTGGCAGATAGCCAACTTTAATGCCTGCTTGGGGACGAGCCTCGCCACTGTATTCGGTATCCACGCCTGCCATAATGCGCAGCAAGGTGGATTTACCTGCACCGTTGAGACCCAAAACGCCAATTTTGGCACCCGGAAAGAAAGAGAGCGAAATGTCCTTTAAAATCTCCCGTTTTGGCGGAATGATTTTGGACACTTTGTTCATCGTATAGATATATTGAGCCATAGCTATCCTTTAATGAAAATCTTGAGTTGTCAAAATTAAGAATTATTGAAAAAATAAAATCTAACCTGTTATTATCGCACGCTTTGATGGTTTGGGCAAATGATTTTATCGTGCGATTTTTTTTTGACGAAATTATTGACTTTTCGTTAAGTTATAGTATATTTACACTGTTGATAAGTTATTGTTAAAACTTATCAATATGTATATCAATCGTAAATCACTTTCAAGGATCTTTTCTGAAAATCAAATTTGCTGCTATTATTGCAACTGTCGCCATGCTGTCTGCCTGCGCAACGCCACACATCGTCGAGACCACCAAACTGAACGACAACCAGCTAACCTGCGAACAGATCAAATCAGAGATCGCTGAGGCTAAAAAGTTTGAGCAAGAGGCTCGTGCGGAACGCAAAGTTACTGGTAAGAATGTCGCTGCGGCACTATTCTTTATTCCTGCATTATTCGCCACCTATGCCAACACCGAAGAGGCAATCGATGCCGCCAAAGAACGCCAAGAAAAGCTGACCAATCTTTATAACAAAAAACAATGTGGCTAATCTTAAAAAACCGTGCAAGATTGAACGGTTTTTTTGTATTAAAGGGTGGATTGATGAGAAAATACAGGCATCATTCAGCCTTACAACAACCACTCAATCGGCAGCTGGCTTGCGATCCACACCTGCACACGGCGAAACAGTGAGCTTTCTGGCTCATGCGTGCGCTCGATTGTCTCGCCATCTTCGATGGTCGTCCAGATCATCTTGCCTTTGTCGTTCAGGCTCACTGCATAAGCGTGCTTTGGCAGATTCACCGACAGCTGATCCATCAGGTCTTTGGCAAGCTTTGGGCTGTCGATGAGTAGCCCCATCTCGGTGTTGAGATTGGCAGAACGAGGATCCATATTAAAAGAGCCGACATACAAATACTGCCCATCCACCGCAAAAGTCTTGGCGTGCAGACTGGCGCCCTGCCCATCGTAGGCACTTCTGACGGCAGCAGGCTTGACGGTGGCATCGTCTTTAAGCTCATACAGCTTGACGCCGCTTTTTAGCAGGTCTTTGCGGTATTTGGCATAGCCTGAATGGACCACCGCCACATCGTTGGCAGCCAGTGTATTGGTCAGCACTTGCACCGTTTTACCATTTTTGGCAAGCTTACTTAGCATCTCTTCACCCTGTCTGGTCGGCACAAAATAAGGCGAGACGATCACAAGCTCATTTTGGGTGTTTTCCATCAAAGGCGAAATGTATTTGTCAAGGATATTTTCTTCTTCTTGTTTTTTGAGCACCTTATCAGGGTGGTCGCTGATGAATTGCGTTTTTGCCCACACCCAAGGCATCTGCCCGTCCGTCAGATAGTTGGAAAAGTTTGCCTGCATGAGCAGACCAAGATACTCTCGCGCCTCATCAGCCACGCCCGAAAGGTCAGCGGGCTCGACATCGCCGATGATGGCTTGGGCAGGATAGGCGGATTGATTGTTCCAATATCTGTCAAAATCTTCCGCCGTCTCGTGCGCCGCTTGCCCCACCACCGCCACATCTAGGTCAGCGAACATCATGCCACTCGTCGCATCAAAATACTCATCGCCAATGTTGCGCCCACCGACGATACTCACGATGCTGTCAGCGGTCATGGATTTGTTGTGCATGCGGCGATTGAGACGAAAAAAGTCCGTCAAATACCCCAAAGGGCGAAAACGGCGCTGCATGTATGGATTAAAAAGGCGTACTTCGATGTTGTCATGGTCATCAAGCCTGCGAATCACGCCGTCCATGCCCGCCATCGTATGATCATCAAGCAGTAGTCGCACACGCACGCCACGGTCGGCGGCAGCGATGAGTCTTTGGCTAAGCAGTCTGCCCGAGATGTCGTCGTGGTAGATGTAGTACTGCAAATCAAGGCTCTGCTCTGCCATCTCGACCAAAGCCAGACGAGCCAAAAACGCATCACGGCTGTTTGCCAGTGTATAAATGCCACTTTCGCCCGAGTGCTCGATGATCTCTGGCAGCAGGCGCTTGGCAATATTGCCATCTGGGCTTGGCATCAGGTGCGTGGAGACGGTCCTTTGGACATTCTCTGGCAACGGACGATGGCTTAATGCCGCCAGCAGCGCCACCGCAAGGACAAGCAGCAAAAGCCCAATCACCACGCCCCGCACCCAGCGTGGCAAACTACGCCAAATCATCATAGCCAAAACCCATTATTATTAAAGTTGGCGTATTATACCGCAAAAACTGACTGAAAGTGTCGGTGGTTGCTTGGTTTAGCCAAACTGACAAATCAAAAAATCCGTACAACACAAAGCATCACTTTCGCCAGACTTGATTTTAACTGAGTAGAGATGGCGCTTTTGCATTTGTTCATAAATAATAAGACGGCAGAATTTGGAGAGTTTAGAGAGTTTTATTGGCAATATTTTAAAATCTTAGAGCAGATTGCCATTAACCTTGTAGGCTGTGCCAAGTATTTTTTTGGTAAGCGGACTGACAAGGCAGATCATCGGATTGTCAAATAAATCTGCCATAATACTTCCTTGGTTGATGATATATAAAGTGCTTGAATACATTGCAATGACTGCGTTTGGTGGCATTTTCTTAGCTATTGCAAGTCATTTGCCGTTATCATAAAATAGTCGTCCATATTGCACAAATGGTTTTTTATTTTTATTTATCGGACTTATCCATGAATGTCACCCTACGCCAGCTGAACGCCTTCATCGCCGTATCTCGCCACAAAAGCTTTACCAAGGCGGCTGATGAGCTGTATCTGACCCAGTCGTCTTTGAGCGGACTGATTAAAGAGATGGAAAATCAGCTGGGCATCACGCTGTTTGACCGCACCACCCGTCAGCTACACCTGTCAGAAGCGGGCGAGCGGCTCGTGCCTTATGCCCTGAATGTCTTGGATGACATGCGCATGTTCACAGGCGAGATCCACGACATCAAAGACTACCATCAAGGCAAAGTGCGCATCGCCGCCAGCCAGCAGCTTGCCGCCACCATCATGCCCAGTCTCATCAAGGCGTTCAAACAAGCCCATCCAGACATTCAGGTGAGTCTCATCGACTGCGGCATCGGCGAGGTCATGGAGCGAGTGCAGCTCATCGACGCTGACATCGGCATCGGTCCTGAGCATCCTTTTAGCAGCGACATCTTGGCAGAGACGCTGTTTTCATCGAAGTTTTATTTGATTGTTAAGCCCGATCACGCTTTGGCTGGGCGGTCGGAAGTCACATGGCAGGACATTCCAGTAGGCGAACTCATCACGCTACAAGCCGCCTTTGCCGAGCAGATCCGAGCGGCACTGCCGATGGAGCTGACGGAGCGGCTGTTTCGAGCTGATTATGAAGTCAATTTTTTGTCCACTGCGCTTGGCATGACGCAAATGGGGCTTGGCATGACGCTGGCACTCAGCTACGCCAAAAACTGGATAGATCAGCATGATTTGACCATGATTCCCATCAAAGAGCCTAAGATTGATAGAAAATTTTTGCTGTATCAGCACAAACACCGCTCCCCCAGCGCGGCGGTGTTGGCGTTTGCCAATTTTTTAAAAACTTATGCAAAGCACTGGCAAATTGACACGCCGTGAGCATTGAAACACTCTCCAAAAGCGCCATCGCCAAGCCCCAAGATGACAAATAGACGGCAGGCTTGGCGAAATTTGCATCATCACTCACAAAATCATTTACAAGCATCAAAAAATTCTTTATGCTAAGATAATCCGTATGGTTTTTAAGGATTTTTGAAAAATTGGAGCCTTCATGACACACATCACTCACAACACCGACCTACGCCGCTTTGAAACCACCATCGATGGCATCACCGCTTATCTAAGCTATCTGGATCACGGCGACACACTCATCTACAATCACACCATCGTCCCAAGTGCGCTTGGCGGTCAGGGCATCGGCAAGGCACTCACCAAGCACGCACTGGATTATGCACAAGCCGAAGGTAAGAAAGTGGCGCCGACTTGCAGCTTTGTCGCCGCTTATATCCACAAAAACCCAGAATACAAAAACCTACTGGCGTGAAATGGCTGGCGCATTTGTTGGTAGATTTGTTGGCATAAGAAGTGCTTTTTTGGCAAGATTTTTGGCAAAAAGTTTTTAGCACAAAGTTTTTAGCACAAAGTTTTTAGCATAAAGCTTTTGTCATAAAGGCAGTTTTGGTAATTTTAAGCAATACAAGGAAAGTATGATGAATCACGCCTTAAACCATCTATTCACACCGCCCTTTGATGTCTTGACAACCAGCGAACGCAAGAAACTTGCCGCCGTCAGCCAAATCGTCTATCTGCCAGAACACACCGCCGTCAATGGCGATTGGCAGGGCGATTTGTTCATCGTCATCAAAGGCAAGCTCACCCAGCACCAGCATGGCGAGCTGGTGGCAGGCTTGAATGTGGGTGATTGGTTTTCTTTGGCGGACAAAGATGGGGTCGCATTTGATGTCATCACCCAAGAACAAAGCCTGCTGTATCGGCTTGATGGCGACACCGTCCATGCCATCAGTCAGCACAACGAGCGACTGCGGACATTGCTGTTTGCCGATTTGACCACTCGCAAATCACAGCAAGACGCCCAAAGTGCCATGAGCCAAAGCCAACAGCTACTCTACCGCCCTGTTGCCAGCATTGGCGAACACATCCGCACGCCCAATTTTATTGACGAAAACGCCAGTCTTTATGAAGCGACTTGCCGTATGATGGCGGTGGATGCCAAGCACATTTTGGTCAGCTCGCCCAATGGCGTGGGCATATTTACCCAGACCGATGTCTGCCGTGCCATCACAAAAAAAGCAGACTTTGCCACCACTTGCGTCAAAGATTATAGCCGATTTAATCTCTACACCATTCATGAAAGCCACGATTTGAGCGAAGCGTTGATTACCATGATCAGCAAAAGCGTCCATCGCTTGCCGATCGTCAATGATGCAGGCGAGATCACAGGCGTGATTGGACAAACCGAACTGCTCAACTACCTAACCAACCATTCACAGCTCATCACACAGCGGATTGACCAAGCCCAAAACCTAGACGAAGTTTTGGTGGGTGTGGAGATGATTGGTACATTCATTCGCCAACAAAACCAAAGTGGCATGAAAGTCCATGTCATCAGTCGCATTGTCCAAAGTCTCAACATTCATGTCTTTACTAAGGTATGGCAACTCATCGCACCGCCTGCCGTCATTGACAACACCTGCCTGATTGTCATGGGTTCTGAAGGTCGTGGCGAGCAAATCATGCGTACCGACCAAGACAACGCCCTAATCATTCGTGATGGCTTTGACGACCCAAATCTGCCCACCTACGCCCAAGCCTTTAATGATGCTTTGTTTAAACTTGGCTATCCTTATTGCGATGGCAACATCATGATCGCAAGCCCTACTTGGCGAAAGTCGCTCACCGATTTTAAAGCCCAAGTCAGCACATGGATGGGAGCGACTGGTGGCGAGATGATGATTCACTTTGCCACACTCATGGACGCTCACCCTGTGTGTGGCGATGTGGCGTTATTTTATGAATTAAAATCACACTGGCAACACGCCGTCCGCCACGCTCACGCCAATTTTATCAACCGCTTTGCCGCACCAACCCTACAAATGGCGAGCGAATCTGGTTTTTGGCAAAAATTCACCGGCGGAAAAGACAGCGACATCGACCTAAAAAAAGCTGGCATTTTTCCCATCGTGCATGGCGTGCGAGCATTGGCACTTGAATACGGCATTGATGAGACCAGCACTCGCCTGCGTCTGCGCCAATTAGCCAGCCAAAAAGTCATTGACGAAAAAACCGCCCAAAACATCACCGAAGCTTTGGAATTTTTCTTATCAAAACGCCTTGCCGTCTCGCTCATCACCGATGACAAATCCGCCCGCAAGGTCAATCCAAACACCCTATCGTCATTGGAGCGAGACCTGCTCAAAGAAAGTCTGGCGGTGGTCAAATACTTCAAAGGATTCATCACTCGCCATTATCGTCTTGATGTGTTTGTGGGGTGAGCGATGTTTGATTTTTTAAAAAAATTCATCACAAACAATCAAAAATCCCAATTAAAATCGCCCGAATACGCCTATCTGTTCGGCACACCAAGCGATGATGAATGGGTGTGCCTAGACCTTGAATTGACAGGACTTAATCCAAAAACCGACCATATTTTAAGTGTCGGTGCGGTCAGAATCACAAAAACAGGCGAAAGTTTTGGCATTGACACCGCTCACGCCCTATCCATCATCTGCCGACCGCCAACCATGCCCGACACCAAAAGCATTGTCATTCATGGGCTACGACCGATGGATGTGGAAAATGGCAAAAGCTACGATGAGATGCTTGACGAGCTTTTGCCCTTTATTGGCACTCGTCCTGTCGTGGGTTTTTGTACCAGCATGGACATGGCATTCATCAACGCCCTTGCCAAGCCAAAATTGGGCGTAAAATTGCCACACACACTCATTGATGTGGCAAATCTTGATCAAAAATTACGCCAAAAAACCAACAAAAACAACGACATTCCCATTGACAAACGCCATCTGGGCGAGCTCTTGACCGCTTATCAAATTCCCATTTTGCCTGCACATGACGCACTCAATGACGCTTTGATGACGGCGATGCTGTTCTGCCATTTAAAAGGCAAATTGGGCGGTAAAAGTTGATACAAACACACGATAAAATTGCTAGCTTTTATTTGCAAATGTGCTAAACTAGCGAAAAATTTATCTGCTGATTTTTATTGATATTAAGGATTTTTATGAGCAGTCTTAAGCCCGATCAAGTCGCCCTACAATTAGAAAGCCTGCCTGCGTGGCAGCTGGACGGTCATAGTCTGGTGCGCACCTACGAATTTGCCGACTTCGCTTCTGTGGTGGCGTTCATCGTCAAGGTGTCGTTTCACGCCCAAGAGCTTGAACACTATCCAGAGTGGGAAAATTGCTACACCACTTTGCGTGTACGCATCGGCAACATCGAGCGAGGTGCCGTGCGCAACCGAGATGTCCAGCTTGCCAAGCGCCTAGAAGCATCTTTTCATGGTTGATGCCATCAAGCCAAGTGTTTGCTTGGCTTTTTTATCGTCTTTTAAATAGCCCACTCATCAAGGAAGTATCATGCAATCATTCAGCCAGACCCTTTGGCAAGAAAACCTAGCCCTGTACGAGGCAACACTAAACCTACCCTTTAATCAAGAGCTTGCGGCAGGCACGCTGTCCAAAGCGGCGTTTAGCCATTATGTCATTCAAGATGCTCATTATCTGCTGGCTTATGGTCGAGCATTGGCAGTATGCGCCGCCAAAGCCTACGAGGCGGACGAGGTGATTTTGTTTAGTGAGGCGGCAAAGGTGGCGATTGTCGTGGAGCGGTCGTTGCATGATGGCTTTATGCAAGAATTTGGCATCAGCCGTGAGGATTTTTTGAATACGCCTTTGACTTTGGCGTGTCATCATTACACTTCTTATCTGCTTGCCTCTGCCTATGCTGACAGCTACCCTGTGGTGCTGGCAAGTCTGTTGCCGTGTTTTTGGATTTATGCCAAAGTAGGACAAGACATTTATGACAAATCCGCCCCAAACAACCCCTACCAAGCATGGATTGACACCTACGCTGGCGAAGAATTTCACACAGCGGTGCAAAAAGTGATTGCGGTGGTGGATAAAGTCGCCGCCCACGCTGACGAAACCACGCTTGATAAAATGCGCAAGGCTTATACTTATGCCGCCAAGTTAGAATGGCTGTTTTGGGAGAGCGCCTATCATCAGACGCATTGGCGAGATTTGGACGCACTTGGCTGATTTGGCTGAGCAAAAAACCCAAAAATTTGCTAAAATGGCGGTTAATTTTTTTTGATTAACCGCTTTTTTATATGACAACCAATCAGCCTACCTTTGACACTCGTGCCATCAGCGAATTTACCGAATCTGCCTACCTAAATTACGCCATGTATGTCATCATGGATCGTGCCTTGCCGCACATCGCCGATGGTCTAAAACCTGTACAGCGCCGCATTGTCTATGCGATGAGCGAGCTGGGACTAAAACACACCGCCAAGCCCAAAAAGTCTGCTCGCACGGTGGGCGATGTGCTGGGCAAATACCACCCACACGGCGACAGTGCGTGCTATGAAGCGATGGTACTCATGGCTCAGCCGTTCTCTTATCGCTATCCGCTCATCACAGGTCAAGGCAACTGGGGCAGTCCTGACGACCCAAAATCCTTCGCCGCCATGCGATATACCGAAGCCAAAATGTCCAATTATGCCAACACACTCTTGTCCGAGCTAGAACAAGGCACGGTGGATTGGGTGGATAATTTTGATGGCTCATTAAAAGAGCCTGCCACTTTGCCTGCTCGCCTGCCTAACATTCTTTTAAACGGCACCACAGGCATCGCTGTCGGCATGGCGACCGACATTCCACCGCACAATCTGACCGAAGTCGTCAAAACCTGCATTAAACTGCTAAAAAACCCTGCCCTATCCGTGCGTGAGCTGTGCAAAACGCTCATCGCTCCAGATTTGCCGACTCGTGCCGAAATCATCACACCAAGTGATGAGCTGATCACCATGTATGAAACAGGCAAGGGCAGCTACAAAATGCGCGCCACCTATCACATTGACCCCAAAGAAAAAAACACCGTCATCATTGACGCTCTGCCCTATCAAGTCTCAGGCAATAAAGTCATCGAGCAAATCGCCAAACTGATGACGGACAAAAAACTGCCGTGGCTTAACGACATCAATGACGAATCCGACCATGAAAACGCCTGTCGTATTGTCCTTGAATTTAAAAAAGGCAAAATTGACATTGAAAAAATCATGAACCATCTGTTTGCCATGACCGACCTTGAAACGAGCTTTCGAGTGAACATGAATGTGATTGGCATGAATGGCAAGCCACAGGTCAAAAACCTAAAAGACATCTTGTCTGAATGGCTAGAATGTCGCCGTGGCGTGGTCATTCGCCGTCTTGAACATCGTCTTGCCAAGATTGACAAACGCTTACACATTTTGGCAGGTCTTTTGGTGGCGTATCTAAACATTGATGAAGTGATCGCCATCATTCGCAATGAAGACGACCCAAAACTTGAGCTGATGAGCCGCTTTGGGCTGACTGACATTCAGGCGGACGCCATTTTAGACATCAAACTTCGCCAACTTGCCAAGCTAGAAGAGATTGAGCTAAATGCCGAAAAAGCCGCTCTTGAAGCTGAGCGAGCCACCATCGCCGAACAGCTTGCCAATCCAGACAGCCTAACCGCCCTGCTCATTGACGAGCTGAGTGCCGACATGAAAGCGCACGGCGATGAGCGAATGTCGCCTGTGGTCGTCCGAGACGAAGCCGCCGCCATCAAGCCAAGCGATTTGATTCCAAGCGAAGCGGTAACGGTCGTGCTGTCGCAGGCAGGCTGGATTCGTATGGCAAAAGGTCATGACATTGATGCTACCACACTCAGCTACCGCTCAGGCGATGGCTATCAAGCGTCCGCACAGGGCAAATCCAATGAAAAGCTGATTTTGCTTGACTCCACAGGTCGCAGTTACGCCCTAGACACCGTTCATCTGCCGTCTGCTCGTGGGCAAGGCGAGCCGATCACCAGTATGCTCAATCCACCAGCGGGGGCGAAAATTGAGCAGATTTTATTTGGTAATAAAGAACATCAGGTCTTGCTTGCCAGTGCGTCAGGCTATGGTTTTGTGGGGCAATTTGCCAACTTTGAAACCAACCAAAAATCAGGCAAGGCCATCATCAACCTAAACGAATCTGCCCTACTGCCTGCCCACACCGTCCGCCCTGACGACACGCTGGTGGCGGCATTGACCAATGCTGGCTATTTGTTGGTTTTTGAATTGTCCGACCTACCAAGTCTGGCAAAAGGTAAAGGCAATAAAATCATCAATCTAAAAGACAAAGATGGCGAAAGCCTGCTTGCTCTTGTCAGCCTAAAAGCCACCGACAGCCTTGCCATCACCGCAGGCAAACGCACGCTCACCATCAAGCCTGCCGACCTAGCAAACTACATGGGCAAGCGAGCCGCTCGTGGCACAAGGCTGCCGAAGGGTTATTGGGGGGTGACAAGCTTAAAAACCGTTTTGGATGATTAGGCAATACTTGTTACTGTGGACAAAATTTATTACCCAATTCATATTAAAATGGCATAAAAAATGTTCACCACAAGCTTGACTTCGGCTGACGGTTTTTCGTCAGAGTCCCAAGCTCACTTTGAGAAAAAAAAACTTAATTTTGGTGTGTTTTAAGGGTTAATTAATATATGGTGAATATACCCCCAATCAGCCACCTACTGAATTTTTGACATAAAAAACACCCCAAAAGTGTCTAACTTTTGGGGTGTTTTGTTGCTTTGTCTTACAGCTGGCGCTTGACTTCGTGGATCTCAAAGACCTCGATCTTATCGCCCACCGCCACTTCGTAGCCCTTGACCGCAAGACCACACTCCATCCCAGCTTTGACTTCATTGACATCGTCTTTATAGCGACGCAATGATTGTAGCTGACCTGTGAAGATGACCTTATCATCACGCAGAACACGGATTGGCTTGTTGCGATGGATCGTACCTTCTTGAACCATACAGCCTGCCGCCGCACCAAACTTACTTGAACGGAACACTTCACGCACCTCAGCGATGCCCAAAATCTGCTCACGGTGTTCAGGTGCCAGCATGCCGCTCATCGCCGCCTTGACATCATCAATGAGTCCGTAGATGACGCTATAATAACGGATGTCGATACCAGCTTCGTCCGCTTTGCGCTTACCTGCCGTGTCGGCACGCACATTAAAGCCAAGCAAGACCGCTTCACTCGACTCTGCCAAGATCACA
It encodes the following:
- the tenA gene encoding thiaminase II, coding for MQSFSQTLWQENLALYEATLNLPFNQELAAGTLSKAAFSHYVIQDAHYLLAYGRALAVCAAKAYEADEVILFSEAAKVAIVVERSLHDGFMQEFGISREDFLNTPLTLACHHYTSYLLASAYADSYPVVLASLLPCFWIYAKVGQDIYDKSAPNNPYQAWIDTYAGEEFHTAVQKVIAVVDKVAAHADETTLDKMRKAYTYAAKLEWLFWESAYHQTHWRDLDALG
- the parC gene encoding DNA topoisomerase IV subunit A, encoding MTTNQPTFDTRAISEFTESAYLNYAMYVIMDRALPHIADGLKPVQRRIVYAMSELGLKHTAKPKKSARTVGDVLGKYHPHGDSACYEAMVLMAQPFSYRYPLITGQGNWGSPDDPKSFAAMRYTEAKMSNYANTLLSELEQGTVDWVDNFDGSLKEPATLPARLPNILLNGTTGIAVGMATDIPPHNLTEVVKTCIKLLKNPALSVRELCKTLIAPDLPTRAEIITPSDELITMYETGKGSYKMRATYHIDPKEKNTVIIDALPYQVSGNKVIEQIAKLMTDKKLPWLNDINDESDHENACRIVLEFKKGKIDIEKIMNHLFAMTDLETSFRVNMNVIGMNGKPQVKNLKDILSEWLECRRGVVIRRLEHRLAKIDKRLHILAGLLVAYLNIDEVIAIIRNEDDPKLELMSRFGLTDIQADAILDIKLRQLAKLEEIELNAEKAALEAERATIAEQLANPDSLTALLIDELSADMKAHGDERMSPVVVRDEAAAIKPSDLIPSEAVTVVLSQAGWIRMAKGHDIDATTLSYRSGDGYQASAQGKSNEKLILLDSTGRSYALDTVHLPSARGQGEPITSMLNPPAGAKIEQILFGNKEHQVLLASASGYGFVGQFANFETNQKSGKAIINLNESALLPAHTVRPDDTLVAALTNAGYLLVFELSDLPSLAKGKGNKIINLKDKDGESLLALVSLKATDSLAITAGKRTLTIKPADLANYMGKRAARGTRLPKGYWGVTSLKTVLDD